The window AGCTCCCCCTGCAGGAAGAACCCGGCCCAGTCGGCGAGGCGCGAGGCCTGCTGCACGCTGCTCGGCACGATGACGATGGTGTACTTCGCCTTCAGCTCCTCGAGCGACTGCTCGACCTTGGCCGTCGAGATCGGGTCGAGCCCCGA of the bacterium genome contains:
- the pstB gene encoding phosphate ABC transporter ATP-binding protein (ATP-binding protein; PstABCS is an ATP dependent phosphate uptake system which is responsible for inorganic phosphate uptake during phosphate starvation), which codes for SGLDPISTAKVEQSLEELKAKYTIVIVPSSVQQASRLADWAGFFLQGELVEWARGEELFLSPKDRRTEDYITGRFG